Proteins from a single region of Gossypium arboreum isolate Shixiya-1 chromosome 1, ASM2569848v2, whole genome shotgun sequence:
- the LOC108471940 gene encoding putative RING-H2 finger protein ATL53, which translates to MAIDNKLGNYIFSLVSIVSAVKWAWSILLRYCLFPYTIPADSGYNYKQDWGTDVECAICLCKIDEDDEIPELRCDHLFHKACLDRWVGSRRFNCPICRTCTLTPPQLASGMQVIVFRYCSFDDSSSQRETW; encoded by the coding sequence ATGGCGATTGACAATAAGCTAGGGAACTACATCTTTTCACTTGTTTCAATTGTTTCGGCTGTGAAATGGGCGTGGAGTATCCTGCTTCGTTACTGTTTGTTCCCTTATACAATACCTGCAGACAGTGGTTACAATTACAAGCAAGACTGGGGTACTGATGTTGAATGTGCTATCTGCTTATGTAAGATCGATGAAGACGATGAGATTCCGGAGTTGAGATGTGACCATCTTTTCCATAAAGCTTGCTTGGATAGATGGGTTGGATCCCGGCGATTCAATTGCCCTATCTGTCGCACTTGTACTTTAACTCCTCCACAACTAGCTTCCGGCATGCAAGTTATTGTTTTCAGATATTGTTCTTTCGATGATTCCAGCAGTCAGCGGGAAACCTGGTAG